The sequence TCAGGTCCTGATTGACCTGCTGGAACAGGACGCACCTGTGACCGTGAACAACTTCGTGGCGCTGGCCCGCAACCACTTTTACGACGGCACCCGCTTTCACCGCGTGATTGACGGGTTCATGGCGCAGGGTGGCGACCCTCTCAGCGTGGACGAGGCCAAGAAGGAAGAGTGGGGCAGCGGCGGCCCCGGCTATCAGTTCCCCGACGAAATCCGCCAGAACCTGACCTTCAGCGAACCCAACCTGCTGGCCATGGCCAACTCTGGCCCTGGCACCAACGGCAGCCAGTTCTTCGTGACCTTTGCGCCCACCGAGTTCCTGAACGGCCGCCACACCATCTTCGGCAAGGTGGTGGACGGCCAGGCCGCCCTGGATGGCCTGACCCGCACCGCCACCAGCGACGGCGGCGGCGAAACTCCGGTGGAGGGTGCCGTGCCCGACAAGCTGCTCAGCGTGCGGATTCTGACCAAGCAGTAAGCGCGGGCTGTGCCCCAAGAGCAATAGGCTCACCCGAGTGGTATCCGGGTGAGCCTTTTCGCCGTACTGCGTCTCAGAGCCGCCCGAACGCGGCCTGCGCTGCCCGGTAGGTAGGCTCTCC is a genomic window of Deinococcus proteolyticus MRP containing:
- a CDS encoding peptidylprolyl isomerase encodes the protein MNFAKSPALLLSALLGLGTLSACQEQTKTTTTTTSSAATSEATTSEASTSATETSASEASAAGTSASAAASVPEVTKPGEVPAGYKALEPLSQEPVRAFDKQPARALQQGTDYYALLDTSRGQVLIDLLEQDAPVTVNNFVALARNHFYDGTRFHRVIDGFMAQGGDPLSVDEAKKEEWGSGGPGYQFPDEIRQNLTFSEPNLLAMANSGPGTNGSQFFVTFAPTEFLNGRHTIFGKVVDGQAALDGLTRTATSDGGGETPVEGAVPDKLLSVRILTKQ